From Saccharomyces kudriavzevii IFO 1802 strain IFO1802 genome assembly, chromosome: 11:
tgacaacGGCCCATCATGATTACGACCTGGAGGAGCCATTGACCTCAACTGCCAGACCGCTAAAGAATTCTGTGATTACGGTCAGAATAATAAAGTCTTTCCCGTACAGAAACGTCAAGAATATAGTGTTGCATGATTATGATCTTGCGGACAAGACGGCAAAGGACTTGTTCAATGACGCTTTGAACAAAATCCAGAATGACGGCTCATTGAGACCGTTCCGTAACGTTAAGTACGATACTCTAAAGGTATATACACACGCACACGGTTCCAAGACGGTCAATCTTGTGATCAATTTCGATCACGATGAAGACTGGATTTTGGACTTGCAGAAcgataaaaagaagctgTTTGAATACggtattgaaaatgaaaccGAGATTTCTCTCTTCAACAAGGATGACTACTTGAGGTTCAAAGAAAAccctgaagaaaaatggtaagATGCTGATTAGTTTGTGAACTTTATTAAAAACAAATGATacgaatatatatatatttttttgtgtatgcatatatatgtatatatataaactaACACCGAAATGCGTGTGTAGAATGCAAAGGAGAGGGCAGCTCTTCAGAAAACAACTTGATTCCTATAGAAAatgtcttcatcttttatGGCATCAAATGAATAGCTGTCGAATTCAGAATAAGTTTCCTGTATTCTTTCATTGGCAAGGGGAGTTTGGTGGCGATGGTGGCGGCGATGATGACGGCGATGGTGGCGGAGGTGTTGGACATCGTTTATGTTGACTAGAGATTCGTGAATAGCACCCTTAGAATCAATCTCTCTTCTCATCACAGCCTGGttgaatttcaatttcctaGGGAATTGAACTTTCTCCTCTAGTTCGAAATCCTCCGCATCTTCATCTATCGAAGAAATTTTAGTACATGAAGAACGTTGGTCAAAGATAGATGATGTGTGGGAATCTACGGATGACGCGCATGAAACGTCTTCCGATTCCACGGGGGTGTCCTTGCTTCCCACTGTGCAGCTAATCTCCTCCGTTTCCTCGTCGATCCATGATTCCGCATTTCTCTTCAAAGCAGATTTCAAACTCTTTTGCTGTTTCTGGTCGTTTTGCTGTTGTGCAGGCCACATCTTATCTTCAATATTATCTATATTGGTCAAGTCCGGACCGTACAACACTGTCACATCAGTCTCCTTGTTCCAGTTGATGGAGAGCGGGTTGGACTTGGAGTTTTGCAGACCATAGTGATTTATGGACCAACGCCTCCATAAACAATGGTGTAATCTTACGAGATACATGTTATAATCGAGCGCGTCCTCCGACGAGCAACTTGGTAGTCGAAGTAATTTGTGTTTACGCATCTTCAACAGCAGTGTCCACGAAGCCGGCATTTCTAAGCTTGCGTCACTAAATTCATGGTGGAAATAGTCAATGGCCGGCTTGTTGTAGTTGGTCATGTTGTCTAGCaacatcaaattttgataCGAAATTATTGTATCATCTAAACTAgtcatttttatatacGTTTATGTGTTTTGCTAGTGGTTGGGaggaaaatcaagaaagaaccaaaatatcaaaaagcaaaaatttGAACGGGAACTATTGCtcacatatatatatatatagtcATGGAGTTTCTAAGACTCCAGAGATATCTTTTTTGCTGCATTCAATTCAAGGAAGAcgagaagaaggaaagaaaaagcatgATTATGATTGTCCccaggttttttttttcttttgcgGGCGGAAAAAGCCCAAATCTGGCTCTTCCCCGCGGGGATTTCTGCGCTTGCGGGCGAGAAGAGGAATTATCTaagaaaacatttttcCGACCGCGCAGAGACTGTTGTACCaacggaaaaaaattgcaggAAAAGCAAAACACCCCACCCAGCTTCCCCCCTCTTCCCCCTTCGATTCTTCAGTGACCCCCGCTATTGGTTTTTCCGGCCACGACAATCCCGTTGTGACTGGCCGGAAAAACTCGAAAAAGCGTAACAAAAAGAGCGGGGCAAGAGAATAAATTTatgctttttccttttatttCTCTCCGGACTACTCGGACTGCTTCGTTCCAGTCCAGGTTCGCTGTCGTTGGGAGTGATTATCTATGAGACTGTGCTCTTTTCGTGAAAGATAAAGACTATCAACGATAAACTTGCCTTCCGTGCGTGCTCTACGGcatttttccttgtttCTTCGTCTTGTTTGTCCGTAGGCTGGAGTACTGCATTTTGGTTGAACGGCTTGGTTCGAGAAGCTAGTCGTTATATAActaaataaatatatacCCGATGGAATTGCAGGCAATTGAGTGTCTAGTGTTCAGCGCATCACTTTGGGACCACAAAGATACTTGCAGAATGTGTGAAAAAAGTTCGGCTACATAAAACGCGAATGGTGGAAATTCACTGTATGAAGTATTTCACCCGCGCGAATGATTTTTACGTTTAGTTGTAGTATCGTGTAATATGAAACCAATAGTACCTACAGATAAAATCTCCACGCCTATATACTGATTAAGTAGATATAATCGGGGCCTACCTTGGAACGTGCTTTTGGTGGTCTTAATGCTTCCAAGAACCCTTAAACAtactattattactattgcGTCGGGATGGGTTTTCTAATGTTTCATTACTAATGGTTTAGTCAACTCTTGAAATTTCACACCCCTATTTATTGACTGAACGTCCAGTCCAACCCCTCTTAGCCCTTTTCAGGCTCTTCTATAAAAGGAACCAGGTATCAGCACTAGCACCATTGTCCCACTTCCAAGAACCCACACAAACATCGCACAACATAGCAGAAATGTCGAAACAGTGGGCGAGTAATAACAACGGGGCTTTTAAGAGACAGGTGTCGTCCTTCAGAGAAACGATTTCCAAGCAGCATCCAATCTATAAGCCCGCAAAGGGAAGATATTGGTTGTACGTTTCATTGGCTTGCCCATGGGCGCATAGGACTTTAATCACAAGGGCTGCAAAGGGACTAACCTCGGTCATAGGATGCAGTGTAGTCCATTGGCACCTTGACGAAAAGGGGTGGAGGTTTCTTGACATGGAGAAGCAACTGGAAGATAAAGGAGACTTTTTGGAACATTGGCACGATGCTGCAGGTGGCATCAAGACTGCTAAGGAGGATGCCAGCAAGAGCTTTGCCGCAATCAAGAATGACAGCGAAAGGTTTATGGTGGATGCTACCAATGAACCACATTACGGACACAAGAGAATCAGTGATTTGTACTACAAGAGCGACCCTCAGTACTCGGCAAGGTTCACCGTTCCCGTTCTGTGGGACTTAGAGACCCAAACCATTGTCAACAATGAAAGTAGCGAAATTATCAGGATTATGAACTCAAACgtctttgatgaatttgtcGATGACAAGTACAAAGAGGTGGATCTTGTCCCCGAACATCTGGAGGCCCAAATCGACGATTTCAATTCTTGGGTTTACGACAACATCAACAATGGTGTATACAAGACCGGATTCGCAGAGAAGGCTGAAGTTTACGAAAGTGAGGTTAGCCATGTGTTTGAACATTTGAACAAAGTGGAGAAAATCTTAAGTGATAAGTACGCTGGATTGGAGGCGAAATACGGTAAAGATGACAGGCAAAAGATTTTGAGTGAATTCTTCAGCGTGGGAAACCAATTGACAGAAAGTGACATTAGGTTATACACCACCATCATAAGATTCGACCCTGTCTACGTCCAGCATTTCAAGTGCAACTTTACCTCAATTAGAGCTGGATATCCGTTCATCCATCTCTGGGTGAGAAACTTGTACTGGAACTACGATGCCTTCAGGTTCACAACAGATTTCAACCATATCAAGTTACACTACACACGCTCACACACAAGGATCAACCCCTTAGGGATCACGGCCCTGGGGCCCAAGCCAGATATTCAACATTTATAATTTGCTGTATTTAAGTAATCGACTGACTGTTTGTAATCTCCCAAAGCTGCCTCTTTTTCTATACTTGATTGGGTAATTGACGCGAAACGCGTCAAAGTGCAAAAAGAGACCTGAAATTATATTTAACGCtgtgaaatattttcatgTCGTAATTTTCATGCAGAGCTGTATACATTCTTCTATCTGATTGATTGCTGGCTTCTTTTATCATTCCCATTTCACGAAGAATCTCGAACAAGGAAACGAGTTTTCTAACCACTCAATGGTATATACAACACCACAACCACAGCAGAGATTCAATTGTACTCCACAATCTAATCACagtcttattttttcaccCATCAGAGCCCCCTCTATGCAAACACCTTCTTCGTTGGATTACCAATCGCCTTCTATCGTTgtatcatcatcgtcaatGAAGATTCACGGCCGCTCTTCAAGTTTCGGTAAGTTTTCTCTATCCATTGGCCAAAACGGTAAAGCGGCAATCCTGGGGCCTGTAAACATTCTACCCATCAAGGAATCGAAAACAGAGAAGCCTACGCCAAAGGGGAAGTCTAATCCTTCTTCTGACCGTGTCGAAAAGACTCGTATACTGTCcctactgaaaaaaatgaggaacAAGAGTAGTACGGTTAATAAGAAATATAACCAAGTGCCATTAGAAAGCGCAATGAGCCAACAGCCAATGACTACTGTATTTTCACCAATATCCTCCAATATTGCGAAGTTATCGCCCAGAAAATCAACCGCTCCAAGAACTCCGAATGCAAACTCAAATTTGAACCTAAACTTTACCTCTTTCCAAATTAAAACAGGGTTCACCCCCAACATTGATGGTATATTACTTGAAAACTTCACATCCCCAAATGCAACGGCAGATTCACAGAATAATCCCACCGGCAACGTCTTGGGCAGCAATCATAatagcaacaacaacaacaatcaatttcttttcaatttaccGTTACAATCGTCACCAAGACAATTCAAATCTCCTGCAAGATTGATAGATCCTCTTCCCATATCGGACTGGAATACTAGCCTCCTCATGTCCCCGCCAAGGACATCCAATTTCGAT
This genomic window contains:
- the MSA2 gene encoding Msa2p (similar to Saccharomyces cerevisiae MSA2 (YKR077W) and MSA1 (YOR066W); ancestral locus Anc_5.668), which codes for MVYTTPQPQQRFNCTPQSNHSLIFSPIRAPSMQTPSSLDYQSPSIVVSSSSMKIHGRSSSFGKFSLSIGQNGKAAILGPVNILPIKESKTEKPTPKGKSNPSSDRVEKTRILSLLKKMRNKSSTVNKKYNQVPLESAMSQQPMTTVFSPISSNIAKLSPRKSTAPRTPNANSNLNLNFTSFQIKTGFTPNIDGILLENFTSPNATADSQNNPTGNVLGSNHNSNNNNNQFLFNLPLQSSPRQFKSPARLIDPLPISDWNTSLLMSPPRTSNFDSTNNHFSANFAQASMLRRPSLPHIDQVIPQDSNSTNYTERSEYISVDQNSNNHSGILSEQSYNNMILLPTEKDDATTALRKLVTRE
- the SKDI11G2830 gene encoding uncharacterized protein (similar to Saccharomyces cerevisiae YKR075C and YOR062C; ancestral locus Anc_5.663); protein product: MTSLDDTIISYQNLMLLDNMTNYNKPAIDYFHHEFSDASLEMPASWTLLLKMRKHKLLRLPSCSSEDALDYNMYLVRLHHCLWRRWSINHYGLQNSKSNPLSINWNKETDVTVLYGPDLTNIDNIEDKMWPAQQQNDQKQQKSLKSALKRNAESWIDEETEEISCTVGSKDTPVESEDVSCASSVDSHTSSIFDQRSSCTKISSIDEDAEDFELEEKVQFPRKLKFNQAVMRREIDSKGAIHESLVNINDVQHLRHHRRHHRRHHRHQTPLANERIQETYSEFDSYSFDAIKDEDIFYRNQVVF
- the ECM4 gene encoding S-glutathionyl-(chloro)hydroquinone reductase (similar to Saccharomyces cerevisiae ECM4 (YKR076W); ancestral locus Anc_5.667); the encoded protein is MSKQWASNNNGAFKRQVSSFRETISKQHPIYKPAKGRYWLYVSLACPWAHRTLITRAAKGLTSVIGCSVVHWHLDEKGWRFLDMEKQLEDKGDFLEHWHDAAGGIKTAKEDASKSFAAIKNDSERFMVDATNEPHYGHKRISDLYYKSDPQYSARFTVPVLWDLETQTIVNNESSEIIRIMNSNVFDEFVDDKYKEVDLVPEHLEAQIDDFNSWVYDNINNGVYKTGFAEKAEVYESEVSHVFEHLNKVEKILSDKYAGLEAKYGKDDRQKILSEFFSVGNQLTESDIRLYTTIIRFDPVYVQHFKCNFTSIRAGYPFIHLWVRNLYWNYDAFRFTTDFNHIKLHYTRSHTRINPLGITALGPKPDIQHL
- the AIM29 gene encoding Aim29p (similar to Saccharomyces cerevisiae AIM29 (YKR074W); ancestral locus Anc_5.659), with product MTTAHHDYDLEEPLTSTARPLKNSVITVRIIKSFPYRNVKNIVLHDYDLADKTAKDLFNDALNKIQNDGSLRPFRNVKYDTLKVYTHAHGSKTVNLVINFDHDEDWILDLQNDKKKLFEYGIENETEISLFNKDDYLRFKENPEEKW